A stretch of the Pygocentrus nattereri isolate fPygNat1 chromosome 29, fPygNat1.pri, whole genome shotgun sequence genome encodes the following:
- the mapkapk2b gene encoding MAP kinase-activated protein kinase 2b — protein sequence MFLNTQNESESDAASLLPPQPAVKWTQRIKKKVITEDYKLSGQVLGVGLNGKVFEIFQRSSGEKFALKMLKDSPKARQEAELHCRASVCPRIVRVADLFDNFYQGKKCLLLVMECMDGGELFRRIKARREQAFTEREASAIMKSIGEAIDFLHSINIAHRDVKPENLLYTSMHPDAQLKLTDFGFAKETTSQSCLATPCYTPYYAAPEVLGPEKYDKSCDMWSLGVIMYILLCGYPPFYSNHGVTLSPGMKKRIRNGQYEFPNPEWSAVSEEAKQLIRQLLKTDPTERMTITEFMRHPWINRSVDVPQTPLHTSQVLTEESHVWDEVKEEMTNALATMRVDYEQVKIKTIEDSSNPLLMKRRKKLANASPEPPGL from the exons ATGTTCTTAAACACGCAGAATGAGAGCGAGTCGGACGCTGCCAGCCTGCTTCCCCCGCAGCCTGCAGTGAAATGGACCCAGAGGATCAAGAAGAAGGTGATAACCGAGGACTATAAGCTCTCGGGGCAGGTGCTCGGTGTCGGTCTCAATGGAAAGGTGTTCGAGATCTTCCAGAGGAGCTCCGGGGAGAAATTCGCGCTCAAG ATGCTGAAGGACAGTCCAAAGGCTCGTCAGGAGGCGGAGCTTCACTGTCGGGCATCTGTCTGTCCCCGGATTGTGCGGGTCGCTGACCTCTTTGATAACTTCTATCAGGGCAAGAAGTGTCTCCTCCTCGTCATGGAGTG CATGGACGGGGGTGAACTATTCCGACGCATCAAGGCACGCCGTGAGCAGGCTTTTACTGAGAGAG AGGCCTCAGCCATTATGAAGAGCATAGGTGAAGCCATTGACTTCCTACATTCCATTAACATAGCACACAGGGATGTGAAG CCAGAGAACTTGCTTTATACATCAATGCATCCTGACGCTCAGCTCAAGCTCACAGACTTTGGATTCGCCAAAGAGACCACATCCCAGAGCTGCCTGGCCACACCCTGCTACACTCCCTACTATGCGG CCCCTGAAGTGCTTGGGCCTGAGAAATATGACAAATCATGTGACATGTGGTCACTAGGTGTCATCATGTACATACT ATTGTGTGGATATCCCCCTTTTTACTCCAACCACGGCGTGACGCTGTCCCCAGGAATGAAGAAACGGATACGGAACGGCCAGTATGAGTTTCCTAACCCTGAGTGGTCAGCGGTCTCAGAAGAAG CAAAGCAGCTGATTCGGCAACTGCTGAAAACTGATCCTACAGAAAGAATGACCATCACAGAGTTCATGCGCCATCCCTGGATCAAT AGATCAGTTGATGTACCTCAGACTCCTCTGCACACCAGTCAAGTTCTGACAGAGGAAAGCCACGTCTGGGATGAAGTCAAG GAAGAGATGACTAATGCTTTGGCCACAATGAGAGTGGACTACGAGCAAGTCAAAATCAAGACGATTGAGGACTCGTCCAATCCGCTTCTTAtgaagagaaggaagaaactGGCTAATGCATCACCAGAACCACCAGGGCTCTGA
- the fmodb gene encoding fibromodulin, with translation MYGWVFLLLWAGFVDLSVTQHTDTLTWLNYLRSRAYNHGYGQSYGSYYASLYAGDDEPIALDCPLECDCPSAYPDAMYCHSRNLRHVPFVPSRMKYVYLQNNQISGITDGVFDNATGLIWIILHMNQLKSDKISNKVFTKLPKLERLFLHHNKLDRIPEGLPRSLQDLRMNHNNISSIPADSFRGMTNLTALRLQSNAIEDLGGALESLQSLTFLDLRGNQLTKIPERLPLNLSQLYLEHNRISTVPVDFLQNRPELRFVRLSHNQLTDNGIPPNTFNVSTLMELDLSYNKLEKIPTISTNLMNLYLQANHIKEFSISSFCRVVDMANYSNLRVLRLEANEISSRDVPPEALLCLRMATNIDL, from the exons ATGTATGGCTGGGTTTTCCTGTTGCTATGGGCAGGGTTTGTGGACTTGTCTGTCACACAACACACTGACACCTTGACCTGGCTTAACTACTTGCGCAGTCGGGCCTATAACCATGGATATGGCCAAAGTTATGGCAGTTATTACGCTTCTCTTTATGCAGGCGATGATGAACCTATAGCACTGGACTGCCCCCTGGAATGTGACTGCCCATCTGCTTACCCTGACGCCATGTACTGCCACAGCCGCAACCTCCGTCACGTTCCCTTCGTTCCCTCCCGCATGAAGTATGTATACCTACAGAACAACCAAATTAGTGGCATCACAGATGGAGTATTCGACAATGCCACTGGACTCATTTGGATCATCCTCCACATGAACCAGCTGAAATCAGACAAAATCAGTAACAAAGTCTTCACCAAACTGCCTAAATTGGAACGCCTGTTCCTGCACCACAACAAGCTGGATCGCATCCCTGAAGGCCTCCCACGTTCTCTTCAAGACCTGCGTATGAACCACAATAATATTTCATCCATTCCGGCTGACTCCTTTCGTGGAATGACTAACTTAACTGCACTGCGTCTCCAGTCCAATGCCATTGAAGATCTTGGTGGTGCTCTGGAGTCTCTCCAGTCATTAACCTTTCTGGATCTGCGTGGGAACCAGCTGACTAAGATTCCAGAGCGCTTGCCACTGAATCTGAGCCAGCTATACCTAGAGCATAACCGCATTTCCACTGTCCCTGTGGACTTCCTGCAGAACCGACCTGAGCTGCGCTTTGTGCGGCTGTCTCACAATCAGCTTACAGACAACGGGATCCCACCGAACACCTTCAACGTGAGCACACTAATGGAGCTGGATCTGTCCTACAACAAGCTGGAGAAGATCCCCACCATCAGCACAAATCTGATGAACCTCTACCTCCAGGCTAACCACATCAAAG AGTTCTCCATCAGCAGTTTCTGTAGAGTTGTGGACATGGCCAACTACTCCAACCTGCGTGTTCTGAGGCTGGAAGCCAATGAGATCAGCTCCCGTGATGTGCCCCCTGAGGCTCTACTCTGCCTGCGCATGGCCACAAACATTGACTTGTAG